A portion of the Blastopirellula sediminis genome contains these proteins:
- a CDS encoding HlyD family secretion protein, with amino-acid sequence MIAVFTLLYIAGIWLFYVKMKVAPKPTNLAVCAVIGVVAIGAIVILWRFSAPMSSQVVVNRHAIQIVPQVQGPITKIVAQPNVPLKKGEDVLFEIQKDTYEFALEQCQAALAASEKLVEQQQAAIKVADATLQQAQAEMGVAKADLTAKEASNEKTPGAVSQLELAELRQQLAGEEAAVRKASFSKEEATFALDVATAQVDGAKAKLATAEFNLSQCTVYAPADGFVTNWQVREGSMVVPLPLAPMGTFIDTSDLDVVGVYSQNVVKNVKPGDKVEIAFKNHPGQIFQGTVDAVIAASGEGQFVTSGQLVDVSDIRSSGKFAVKIKLDDETMVHELPMGTAGVTAIYTDTGKPFHVISKVTIRIKTWMYYLLPF; translated from the coding sequence ATGATTGCAGTCTTTACGCTGCTCTATATAGCCGGCATCTGGCTCTTCTACGTCAAAATGAAAGTCGCACCAAAGCCGACCAACCTGGCTGTGTGCGCCGTGATCGGCGTGGTCGCGATCGGCGCGATTGTGATTCTGTGGCGGTTTTCGGCGCCGATGTCGAGCCAGGTGGTCGTGAATCGCCATGCGATTCAGATTGTGCCGCAAGTGCAGGGGCCTATCACCAAAATCGTCGCGCAGCCAAACGTTCCCTTGAAAAAGGGAGAGGACGTGCTGTTCGAGATCCAGAAGGATACGTACGAGTTCGCGCTGGAGCAATGCCAGGCGGCGCTGGCCGCTTCGGAGAAATTGGTCGAGCAGCAACAAGCCGCGATCAAAGTGGCCGACGCGACGCTGCAACAGGCGCAGGCCGAGATGGGGGTCGCGAAAGCCGATCTAACCGCCAAGGAGGCGTCGAACGAAAAGACGCCAGGCGCCGTTAGCCAATTGGAGTTGGCGGAACTCCGTCAGCAACTAGCGGGGGAAGAAGCGGCGGTGCGGAAAGCGAGTTTCAGCAAAGAGGAAGCGACGTTCGCATTGGACGTCGCCACCGCGCAAGTCGACGGGGCGAAAGCGAAGCTCGCCACCGCCGAGTTCAATCTGAGCCAATGCACCGTCTACGCGCCGGCCGATGGTTTCGTCACCAATTGGCAGGTTCGCGAAGGATCGATGGTGGTGCCGTTGCCGCTGGCGCCAATGGGAACGTTTATTGATACGTCGGACCTCGACGTCGTCGGCGTCTATAGCCAGAACGTGGTGAAGAACGTCAAGCCGGGGGACAAGGTTGAGATAGCCTTCAAGAATCATCCGGGACAGATTTTCCAGGGAACGGTCGACGCGGTGATCGCGGCGAGCGGAGAAGGGCAGTTCGTCACGTCTGGCCAACTGGTCGACGTTTCCGATATTCGTTCCAGCGGCAAGTTTGCGGTCAAAATCAAGCTGGACGACGAGACGATGGTTCATGAGCTGCCGATGGGCACGGCCGGCGTGACCGCCATTTATACCGACACCGGCAAGCCGTTTCATGTGATCAGCAAGGTCACGATTCGCATCAAAACGTGGATGTACTATCTGTTGCCGTTTTAG
- a CDS encoding DUF3302 domain-containing protein, producing MIDITTLFAWFVMTLLFCVIVVAIVALGSLPGRIAKQRHHPHSDAVNAASWIGLALGGVFWPLALVWAFMSFDKSSGAKADAGNSAAELASLRKQVEQLQAELRSHQGSGG from the coding sequence ATGATCGACATCACCACTCTTTTCGCCTGGTTCGTGATGACGCTTCTTTTTTGCGTGATCGTCGTGGCGATCGTCGCGCTCGGCTCTTTGCCGGGGCGAATCGCCAAGCAGCGGCATCATCCGCATAGCGACGCCGTGAACGCCGCCAGTTGGATTGGACTGGCGCTCGGGGGCGTGTTTTGGCCGCTGGCGCTTGTCTGGGCCTTTATGTCGTTTGATAAATCGAGCGGGGCGAAAGCGGACGCCGGCAATTCGGCGGCGGAGCTGGCGTCGCTGCGCAAGCAGGTGGAACAGTTGCAAGCGGAACTGCGGTCGCACCAGGGAAGCGGCGGTTAG
- a CDS encoding ectoine synthase, producing MIIKKLSDVVGTEAEVVSENWISRRLLLKKDKMGFSLHDTIIKAGTTTKIHYQNHLEAVYCIEGKGKVELVDSGEVFEIEAGTVYALDQHDKHLLSAEVDMRLVCVFNPPIAGTEKHDENGVFPACLD from the coding sequence TTGATTATCAAGAAGTTGAGTGATGTCGTTGGAACGGAAGCCGAAGTCGTATCGGAAAACTGGATCAGCCGCCGCTTGTTGCTGAAGAAGGACAAGATGGGGTTCTCACTGCACGACACCATCATCAAGGCCGGAACCACCACCAAGATCCACTACCAGAACCACCTGGAAGCGGTTTATTGCATCGAAGGCAAGGGGAAGGTGGAGTTGGTCGATTCGGGCGAAGTCTTTGAAATCGAAGCCGGTACCGTTTACGCCCTCGATCAGCACGACAAGCACCTCCTCTCGGCTGAAGTCGACATGCGTCTGGTCTGCGTCTTCAATCCGCCGATCGCGGGAACCGAAAAGCACGATGAAAACGGCGTCTTTCCGGCATGCCTGGACTAG
- a CDS encoding alkaline phosphatase D family protein, which translates to MTDHLLNRRTFTATLASGTLAATAIAAAPTSGDTVGPMVGHVSETTAKVWYRPAAPGKYRLQIREAQGEGKSQSIDAEATLDNDLCLTWQVENLKPATRYQYAIEGAAASPDECYLITAPPADRREQTCLAFGSCADMKPSSLWSQMEERGAQGLVLLGDTPYIDSTKLETARTKQRTFLQVPELAALIRHTPVWATWDDHDFAGNDTDGRVPGKENTRRAFVEYHANEAFGHDDEGIYTKFRYGGMEVFLLDTRWFSRTEPSPVDPEKPTLLGKRQWEWLKEGLASSTAPFKVIACGMIWDDKENTESDDWGTYTYERDALFDFIGQQRITGVVLIGGDIHCSRLLRYKTTGQAGYPIHQFIVSPIHDRTIPSLNVAHPDLIKGAAIPHVWLRLEADMTRTPATLHAEWVQRDDRKMWDLKLDETQLRPA; encoded by the coding sequence ATGACCGATCATCTCCTTAACCGCCGTACCTTCACCGCCACGCTGGCCAGCGGCACGCTCGCCGCTACGGCCATTGCCGCGGCTCCCACCTCCGGCGATACGGTTGGTCCGATGGTCGGACATGTCTCCGAGACGACCGCTAAAGTCTGGTATCGCCCGGCGGCACCCGGCAAATACCGGCTGCAGATTCGCGAAGCGCAGGGAGAGGGAAAATCGCAGTCGATCGATGCCGAAGCGACGCTCGACAACGATCTCTGCCTGACTTGGCAGGTCGAAAACCTGAAGCCGGCCACGCGTTATCAATACGCAATCGAAGGCGCCGCCGCATCGCCCGACGAGTGCTACTTGATTACCGCGCCCCCTGCCGATCGCCGTGAACAGACTTGTCTGGCGTTCGGCTCGTGTGCCGACATGAAACCGTCGTCGTTGTGGTCGCAGATGGAAGAACGCGGCGCCCAAGGCTTGGTGCTCCTCGGCGACACTCCCTACATCGACTCGACCAAGCTCGAAACGGCGCGCACCAAACAACGAACGTTCCTGCAGGTGCCGGAGCTAGCCGCGCTGATTCGGCATACGCCTGTCTGGGCGACCTGGGACGATCATGATTTCGCTGGCAACGACACCGATGGCCGCGTCCCAGGAAAAGAGAATACCCGTCGCGCGTTCGTCGAGTATCACGCCAACGAAGCGTTTGGTCACGACGACGAAGGGATCTATACCAAGTTCCGCTACGGGGGGATGGAAGTCTTCCTGCTCGACACCCGCTGGTTTTCGCGGACCGAACCGTCGCCGGTCGATCCGGAAAAGCCGACGCTCCTTGGCAAACGGCAGTGGGAATGGCTCAAGGAAGGATTAGCCAGCTCGACGGCGCCATTTAAGGTCATCGCCTGCGGCATGATCTGGGACGACAAGGAAAACACCGAGTCGGATGACTGGGGCACGTACACCTACGAGCGGGACGCCCTGTTCGATTTTATCGGCCAGCAGCGAATCACCGGCGTCGTTTTGATCGGCGGAGATATTCACTGCAGCCGATTGTTACGATATAAAACGACAGGTCAGGCAGGCTATCCGATCCATCAGTTCATCGTTTCCCCGATCCACGATCGAACGATCCCCAGCCTGAACGTTGCTCATCCTGATCTCATCAAAGGCGCCGCGATCCCGCACGTGTGGCTTCGCCTGGAAGCGGATATGACCCGCACTCCAGCGACGCTCCATGCCGAGTGGGTTCAACGCGACGATCGCAAAATGTGGGACCTGAAGCTCGACGAAACGCAACTTCGCCCCGCTTAA
- a CDS encoding YfiR family protein codes for MNRFLPVATRRLILAIAGIVSVSFPQQVFAQSVEAKVKTAYIYSLLRGSTWPPETHTDEHSPYKVVIVGADDLGGLLDKVVEKKSIQQRKIVLERIGDMHSFHGAHLLYLPGAKREAVAAAAKATAGQPILIVGEGANVTACGAAIGFFMDDAGTLAVEVNPTAARARNLEIDDKVMTIGKKVGD; via the coding sequence ATGAACCGTTTCCTCCCAGTTGCGACTCGCCGGCTGATCCTCGCGATCGCCGGAATCGTCAGCGTCAGTTTTCCTCAGCAAGTCTTCGCGCAGTCGGTCGAAGCGAAAGTGAAGACCGCCTACATCTATTCGTTGCTGCGCGGTTCGACCTGGCCGCCCGAAACGCACACGGACGAACATTCGCCCTACAAGGTTGTGATCGTCGGCGCGGATGACCTGGGCGGACTGCTCGACAAGGTGGTCGAGAAGAAGTCGATTCAACAACGCAAGATTGTGCTGGAGCGAATCGGCGACATGCACAGTTTCCACGGCGCTCATCTCCTTTACCTGCCTGGTGCGAAGCGAGAGGCTGTCGCCGCAGCAGCGAAAGCGACCGCCGGCCAGCCGATCTTGATCGTCGGCGAAGGCGCCAACGTCACGGCCTGCGGCGCCGCGATCGGTTTCTTCATGGATGACGCCGGAACGCTCGCCGTCGAGGTCAATCCAACCGCCGCGCGGGCGCGTAACCTCGAAATTGACGACAAGGTCATGACGATCGGCAAGAAGGTGGGCGACTAG
- the ectA gene encoding diaminobutyrate acetyltransferase, with protein MRRPEKQDAQSLWKLVCADETLDRNSCYLYLLQTTEFSDSCVVAELGGEIVGCATGFRPPKRPRSLFVWQILVAPNARGKKLAKRMLSYLVRHGGGVQFVEATITPSNAASRGLFASLASQLGAAIEYSPCFEASDFGASGHEAEELVRVGPISPKE; from the coding sequence TTGCGTCGTCCTGAAAAACAGGACGCTCAGTCGTTGTGGAAATTGGTGTGCGCGGACGAAACGCTCGATAGAAATTCCTGTTATCTCTATTTGCTCCAGACTACCGAGTTTTCCGACTCGTGCGTCGTCGCGGAACTCGGCGGCGAAATCGTCGGTTGTGCGACCGGTTTCCGCCCTCCGAAACGCCCCCGATCGTTGTTCGTCTGGCAGATTCTCGTTGCGCCGAACGCGCGCGGCAAAAAGCTGGCCAAGCGGATGTTGTCGTACCTGGTGCGGCATGGGGGTGGGGTACAGTTCGTCGAGGCGACCATCACCCCATCCAATGCGGCGTCGCGAGGTTTGTTCGCCTCGTTGGCGTCCCAACTGGGAGCGGCGATTGAATACTCGCCCTGCTTTGAGGCCTCTGACTTTGGCGCTTCCGGCCATGAAGCGGAAGAGCTGGTTCGGGTGGGCCCCATCTCGCCGAAAGAATGA
- a CDS encoding phosphonoacetaldehyde reductase, with protein MRQPTTYLYDGSIREVESILANLNSERPFVVIDETAFVSSGAEAALQPSFAKRSTTWFSKFELNPKLPDVERAVQLFCESQSDVIIAVGGGTAIDIAKLIAALSQQTQPAKMLIRGEAPLADFDVPLVAVPTTAGTGSEATHFAVVYIQNEKFSLAHPNLLPGFVVVDSELTRSLPRSITAATGLDAFCQAIESLWAVGSTEESIAYASEALPLILEHLPTAVHAPNAEARRAMSHASHLAGKAINISRTTAPHAISYAITSRHGYPHGMAVAMTLSRMLQYNGSVQAEDCSDPRGVSFVRRQIDRIVDLLASRTLDEASQKIDSFIAKLGCPTSLQAAGITSRPQIEAIVQEVNAERMSNNPRSSTSDTLLNLLTSGVTAAAS; from the coding sequence ATGCGACAACCTACGACTTATCTGTACGACGGATCGATCCGCGAAGTCGAATCGATCCTAGCGAACCTGAATTCGGAACGTCCCTTCGTCGTCATTGACGAGACCGCCTTCGTTTCCTCTGGCGCCGAAGCGGCGCTGCAGCCCAGTTTCGCGAAGCGCTCGACAACCTGGTTCAGCAAGTTTGAACTGAATCCGAAACTGCCGGACGTAGAGCGCGCCGTTCAACTCTTTTGCGAGTCGCAGTCCGACGTGATCATCGCCGTCGGCGGCGGGACCGCCATCGATATCGCCAAGTTGATCGCCGCGCTCTCGCAGCAAACGCAACCGGCGAAGATGCTCATTCGGGGCGAAGCGCCGCTCGCCGATTTCGACGTTCCGCTCGTCGCCGTACCCACCACCGCCGGAACCGGCAGCGAGGCGACCCATTTCGCCGTCGTCTACATCCAGAACGAAAAGTTCTCGCTCGCTCATCCGAATCTGCTTCCAGGCTTCGTCGTCGTCGACAGCGAACTGACCCGCAGTCTCCCCCGCTCGATTACGGCCGCCACCGGACTCGACGCCTTTTGCCAGGCGATCGAATCGCTCTGGGCGGTCGGCAGCACCGAAGAATCGATCGCCTACGCCAGTGAAGCTTTGCCGCTGATCCTGGAACATCTGCCGACCGCGGTGCATGCTCCAAACGCCGAAGCGCGGCGCGCAATGAGTCACGCTTCGCACCTGGCCGGCAAAGCGATCAACATCAGCCGCACCACGGCGCCGCATGCGATTTCGTATGCGATCACGTCGCGACATGGATATCCGCACGGCATGGCGGTCGCGATGACGCTCAGCCGTATGCTCCAGTACAACGGCTCGGTCCAAGCGGAAGACTGCTCCGACCCGCGCGGCGTTTCGTTCGTACGTCGACAGATCGATCGAATCGTCGATCTGTTGGCGAGTCGTACGTTAGACGAAGCGAGTCAAAAAATCGACAGCTTCATCGCCAAGCTCGGCTGCCCCACTTCGCTGCAAGCGGCCGGCATTACCTCTCGCCCGCAGATCGAAGCGATCGTCCAGGAAGTGAACGCCGAACGGATGTCGAACAACCCCCGCAGTTCCACGTCGGATACGCTGCTCAACCTGCTGACCAGCGGCGTCACCGCAGCGGCGAGCTAA
- a CDS encoding MFS transporter, with protein MKSRPSDPASQISAAEETLLDHRRNDTEIASSVSSEIDERNPRFRRYQWRVLLATMFCYLFFYTGRQTFGFAIPGISEELKITKETLGWASAALLWAYAVGQFINGGLGDRFGGRRMMSLGAILSCGLNWIVSFGTNATELIVPWAANGYAQSMGWAPGSRVLSNWWGHSERGKAYGAYVFAAGMSSVLAFATSMLILEWNLNWRWIFRLPVLLLLVGGVSYYWLVRDKPEELGFTPQRDEELPSDQESSPQEETGFAALVRRYRNVFSCMPFLVAAVAIGFQSMARYGLLIWVPVHFLGEDWKNSDTKWISIALPIGMALGAMASGWISDVWLKGNRSRVIFLFMSAAAACSVAMFLLPKHHPLGIPILFLTGFFAYGPQSAFWALCPDLLGRKNAGTGTGVLNSFAYGFAGFGEPLIGYLIDSSGNTSIIFAVVASACIAGALLSLGIRK; from the coding sequence GTGAAGAGTCGCCCGTCCGATCCCGCTTCGCAGATCTCAGCCGCCGAAGAGACGTTGCTCGACCATCGCCGTAACGATACTGAAATCGCCTCCTCTGTCTCGTCGGAGATCGACGAGCGGAACCCACGATTTCGTCGATATCAATGGCGCGTCTTGCTGGCGACCATGTTTTGCTATCTCTTCTTTTACACCGGCCGGCAAACCTTCGGCTTCGCGATTCCCGGGATATCCGAAGAGCTCAAGATCACGAAAGAGACGCTCGGTTGGGCGAGCGCCGCACTGCTGTGGGCCTATGCCGTCGGGCAGTTCATCAACGGCGGGCTGGGCGATCGGTTTGGGGGACGGCGGATGATGAGCCTGGGGGCGATTCTGTCGTGCGGGCTCAACTGGATCGTCAGTTTCGGTACCAACGCGACCGAGTTGATCGTGCCTTGGGCGGCAAACGGTTACGCACAGTCGATGGGCTGGGCGCCGGGAAGTCGCGTTTTGTCGAACTGGTGGGGACATTCCGAACGGGGGAAAGCGTATGGCGCGTACGTCTTCGCCGCGGGAATGTCTTCGGTCCTGGCGTTCGCGACTTCGATGTTGATCCTCGAATGGAACCTCAACTGGCGATGGATCTTCCGGTTGCCGGTCCTGTTGTTGTTGGTCGGAGGCGTCAGCTACTACTGGCTCGTGCGAGACAAACCGGAAGAGCTTGGCTTTACGCCCCAGCGCGACGAGGAGCTTCCCAGCGATCAGGAATCTTCGCCGCAAGAGGAAACAGGCTTCGCAGCGCTGGTTCGCCGATATCGAAACGTCTTTTCGTGCATGCCGTTTTTGGTGGCGGCGGTTGCGATTGGATTTCAGAGCATGGCCCGCTACGGACTGTTGATCTGGGTGCCGGTTCATTTTCTCGGTGAAGACTGGAAAAACTCCGATACGAAGTGGATCAGCATCGCGCTGCCGATCGGCATGGCGCTCGGCGCGATGGCGAGCGGATGGATTTCGGACGTCTGGCTGAAAGGGAACCGCTCGCGGGTGATCTTTTTGTTTATGTCGGCGGCTGCTGCTTGCTCTGTGGCAATGTTCCTGCTGCCGAAGCATCATCCCTTGGGGATTCCGATTCTGTTTTTGACCGGCTTTTTCGCCTATGGTCCGCAATCGGCGTTTTGGGCGCTCTGCCCCGATTTGCTCGGAAGAAAGAACGCCGGGACCGGAACCGGCGTGCTGAATAGTTTCGCTTATGGGTTCGCCGGCTTTGGCGAGCCGCTGATCGGCTATTTGATTGACTCGAGCGGGAACACGTCGATCATTTTTGCGGTGGTCGCGAGCGCTTGCATCGCCGGAGCGTTGTTGTCGCTGGGGATTCGCAAGTAG
- a CDS encoding helix-turn-helix domain-containing protein produces MNLVELAERIRSHRIDQRLTLEEVASRTGLTRSWLSKVENFRVTPSLPALAQIAQALNVPLSKLVEGLDDKPSLAIIRKNERKVVERDKSTTNTSVYESLAHRRKSRSMDPFLITMPPGVAREEALGHLGEEFLMVQSGSVEFEYDGEKHKLDSGDCLYFDARIPHRLINSSKRPAVVLCVFQSPNE; encoded by the coding sequence ATGAATCTCGTCGAACTCGCCGAACGCATTCGCTCTCATCGCATCGACCAGCGACTTACGCTGGAAGAAGTTGCGTCGCGCACCGGTTTGACCCGCAGTTGGCTCTCGAAGGTCGAGAACTTCCGGGTCACTCCTTCGCTCCCGGCGCTCGCCCAAATCGCCCAAGCGTTGAACGTTCCCCTTTCGAAACTGGTCGAAGGGCTCGACGACAAGCCGTCGCTGGCGATCATTCGCAAGAACGAGCGCAAGGTGGTCGAACGAGATAAGTCGACGACCAATACTTCGGTTTATGAGTCGCTCGCTCATCGCCGCAAATCACGATCGATGGATCCCTTTCTGATCACGATGCCCCCCGGCGTCGCGCGGGAAGAAGCGCTCGGACATCTGGGCGAAGAGTTCTTGATGGTCCAAAGCGGGTCGGTCGAATTCGAATACGACGGCGAAAAGCATAAGCTCGACTCGGGCGATTGCCTTTATTTCGACGCTCGAATTCCCCACCGTCTGATCAATTCAAGCAAACGCCCCGCCGTTGTTCTCTGCGTCTTCCAATCGCCGAACGAATAG